A DNA window from Candidatus Protochlamydia naegleriophila contains the following coding sequences:
- a CDS encoding replication-associated recombination protein A yields MKKLQPLAEELRPKNLEDVVGQDHLLGENGLITKTIQAQTPLSIILWGPPGCGKTSLARLYAKAFNMRFVAMSAIFSGIADLKKTVKEAQDEPLFHKGTLLFVDEIHRFNKAQQDAFLPYVENGTVILIGATAENPSFYLNGALLSRLRVLPLYPLDAFSLERLLERYEKHFAPLPLTPEARHLLIAWAQGDGRYLYNLVENLRHLSNEKLDVPLLEEVLQKRSPLFDKAGDQHYNLISALHKSVRGSDPDAALYWFTRMLEGGEEPLFLARRLIRMAVEDIGLSDPQALQLAIAAKEAYQMLGSPEGELALAEVVVYLALSPKSNSIYQAYNEAKQVASQTGHLNPPAITLNAPTQLMKKLGYGRGYMYDHDQPEAFSGQNYFPSELERQQFYLPVERGFERELKKRLDYFEQLRQKRIKTI; encoded by the coding sequence ATGAAAAAATTGCAGCCTCTAGCTGAAGAGTTGCGCCCAAAAAACCTGGAAGATGTCGTTGGGCAAGATCATCTGCTTGGGGAAAATGGTTTGATCACCAAGACGATTCAGGCTCAAACGCCTCTTTCAATTATTCTTTGGGGACCGCCGGGCTGTGGTAAAACATCACTCGCACGCCTGTATGCAAAAGCCTTCAATATGCGCTTTGTAGCGATGAGTGCCATTTTTAGCGGCATTGCAGACTTAAAAAAAACGGTCAAAGAAGCGCAAGATGAACCCCTTTTTCATAAAGGCACCTTATTATTCGTAGACGAAATTCATCGCTTTAATAAGGCCCAGCAAGATGCTTTTTTGCCCTACGTCGAAAACGGTACGGTTATTTTAATCGGTGCCACAGCCGAAAATCCCTCTTTTTATTTGAATGGAGCCCTACTATCGCGCCTGCGAGTCTTACCCCTTTATCCCTTAGATGCTTTCAGCCTTGAGCGGCTGCTCGAACGATATGAAAAACATTTTGCACCTCTTCCTCTAACACCCGAGGCTCGCCATCTGCTCATTGCTTGGGCCCAAGGGGATGGACGCTACCTTTATAATTTAGTGGAAAATTTGAGACATTTATCGAACGAAAAACTCGATGTTCCTCTATTAGAAGAAGTTTTACAAAAAAGATCGCCCTTATTTGACAAAGCGGGAGATCAGCACTACAACCTGATTTCTGCCCTGCACAAGTCGGTTAGGGGATCGGATCCAGATGCTGCTCTTTACTGGTTTACCCGTATGCTTGAAGGGGGTGAAGAGCCCTTGTTTCTCGCACGGCGTTTAATACGCATGGCCGTCGAAGACATTGGACTAAGCGATCCGCAAGCGCTTCAATTAGCTATTGCAGCCAAAGAGGCCTACCAAATGCTCGGCTCTCCAGAAGGGGAGCTCGCTCTTGCCGAGGTTGTCGTTTACCTTGCCTTGTCTCCTAAGAGCAACTCAATTTACCAAGCCTACAATGAAGCGAAGCAAGTAGCCTCCCAAACAGGACACTTGAATCCCCCTGCCATTACTCTCAATGCTCCTACACAACTAATGAAAAAACTAGGATATGGAAGGGGTTACATGTATGATCATGACCAACCAGAGGCTTTTTCTGGCCAAAACTACTTCCCATCTGAACTTGAGCGCCAACAGTTTTATCTGCCAGTTGAAAGAGGTTTTGAACGCGAGCTCAAAAAACGGCTCGATTACTTTGAGCAACTACGCCAGAAAAGAATAAAAACGATCTAA
- a CDS encoding sugar transferase — MEDIDNLPQRPIIPLHSHLDYKIKHVPFKRAFDIFFSLTCLILGSPFFLLIALFVLLTSPGKIVYSHERIGRGGKPFLCYKFRTMYKDADQRLKDILNANPEWRKEWERSYKLKKDPRITPFGSFLRKTSLDELPQFWNVLKGDLSVVGPRPVVKAEVEKYLGVKAYKILSIRPGLTGPWQVSGRSDITCYQTRVQLDEYYVDHHSILLDLKLIAKTIPAMLFSKGAY; from the coding sequence ATGGAAGATATCGACAATTTGCCTCAACGCCCCATTATTCCTCTCCACTCTCACCTCGATTATAAAATTAAGCATGTCCCTTTCAAAAGAGCTTTTGATATTTTTTTTAGCCTCACTTGCCTCATCCTCGGCTCCCCATTCTTTTTACTCATTGCCCTCTTCGTCCTACTGACTTCCCCTGGGAAAATCGTTTATTCCCACGAAAGAATTGGCAGAGGCGGAAAACCTTTTCTCTGTTATAAGTTTCGCACCATGTACAAAGATGCCGATCAGCGCCTAAAAGACATTTTAAATGCCAACCCTGAATGGCGTAAAGAATGGGAAAGGAGTTACAAACTCAAGAAAGATCCCCGGATCACCCCTTTTGGATCCTTCTTACGCAAAACATCGCTCGATGAGCTGCCCCAGTTCTGGAATGTCTTAAAAGGAGACCTAAGCGTTGTGGGACCCCGTCCAGTTGTTAAAGCAGAAGTCGAAAAGTACTTGGGCGTCAAAGCCTATAAAATTCTCTCGATTAGGCCTGGGTTGACTGGCCCATGGCAGGTTTCTGGCAGAAGCGATATTACTTGCTATCAAACGCGTGTGCAGTTAGACGAATACTACGTCGATCATCACTCCATCCTGCTAGACCTAAAACTTATAGCTAAGACAATTCCCGCCATGCTTTTTTCCAAGGGAGCCTACTAG